Proteins encoded in a region of the Manis javanica isolate MJ-LG chromosome 15, MJ_LKY, whole genome shotgun sequence genome:
- the BID gene encoding BH3-interacting domain death agonist isoform X2: protein MDRSIHPALVDHLAVQFMNVSLLEEDRTRCLSAALEEVMQTCPKDLEEEKTVLLLAMMLAKKVADHTPSLLRGVFLTAVNFINQNLFTYVRNLVRNRMD from the exons ATGGACCGCAGCATCCACCCAGCGCTCGTGGACCACCTAGCAGTGCAGTTCATGAATGTGAGCCTGTTGGAGGAG GACAGAACAAGGTGCCTCTCTGCTGCTCTGGAGGAGGTCATGCAGACCTGCCCTAAAGACCTGGAGGAGGAGAAGACCGTGCTTCTGTTGGCCATGATGCTGGCCAAGAAAGTGGCTGATCACACCCCAAGCCTGCTCCGTGGCGTCTTTCTCACAGCAGTGAATTTTATTAACCAGAACCTGTTCACCTATGTGAGGAACTTAGTCAGAAAT CGGATGGACTGA